One genomic region from Aliarcobacter cryaerophilus ATCC 43158 encodes:
- a CDS encoding AraC family transcriptional regulator: protein MKKETLEKRTKIANDIMYYIYTHIETNIDIEELSIDLEISKFHMHRVFKEIFGRNIYESIKSIRLQKASNLLLTNRYSTISSIVNSCGYSSQSSFIKIFKDRFGMSPKEWKNGGYKEYSNDIIKQSKFAMKSKANFDNITPTIVKTKAIESYYIRNRGYNKNIEETWQKLQTWVLTNNIKQYKRAALFHDNPTITPLDECQYIACIIVDDDKNIKSDRIPKFKIAEGVYAKFDLKARNEDLLPFIQWVYHEWLPRSDYETTTKPSFAIYESVDFINLDNEYDFSFYVSINY, encoded by the coding sequence ATGAAAAAAGAGACATTAGAGAAAAGAACAAAAATAGCAAATGATATTATGTATTATATATACACTCATATTGAGACAAATATCGATATTGAAGAGCTTAGCATTGATTTAGAAATTAGTAAATTTCATATGCATCGTGTTTTTAAAGAGATTTTTGGAAGAAATATTTATGAGAGTATAAAATCAATTAGGCTTCAAAAAGCTTCAAATTTACTTCTTACAAATAGATATTCAACAATTTCTAGTATTGTAAATTCATGTGGTTACTCTTCACAATCCTCTTTTATTAAAATATTTAAAGATAGATTTGGAATGAGTCCAAAAGAGTGGAAAAATGGTGGATATAAAGAGTATTCAAATGATATAATAAAACAATCAAAATTTGCTATGAAATCTAAAGCTAATTTCGACAATATTACACCCACTATTGTAAAAACAAAGGCTATAGAGAGCTATTATATACGTAATCGTGGTTATAACAAAAATATAGAAGAGACATGGCAGAAACTTCAAACTTGGGTTTTGACAAATAATATAAAACAATATAAAAGAGCAGCACTTTTTCATGATAACCCAACAATTACTCCACTTGATGAATGTCAATATATTGCTTGTATAATAGTTGATGATGATAAAAATATAAAAAGTGATAGAATTCCAAAATTCAAAATAGCAGAAGGTGTTTATGCTAAATTTGATTTAAAAGCAAGAAATGAAGATTTACTTCCATTTATTCAGTGGGTTTATCATGAATGGTTACCAAGAAGTGATTATGAAACAACTACAAAACCATCATTTGCAATATATGAAAGTGTTGATTTTATAAATTTAGACAATGAGTATGATTTTAGTTTTTATGTTTCAATAAACTACTAA
- a CDS encoding translation initiation factor, which yields MGIVEKLSFGLGAKLEGNSFYTQKEDKAKVKVQKKIEKVVLPKNQHQLVFSLEKRNGNPVTIIGKFQIEDEKIKDILRLLKTKLACGGSIKDEYVEIQGDLKDKIRVILVDNGWKFKN from the coding sequence ATGGGAATAGTGGAAAAATTGTCTTTTGGTCTTGGCGCAAAACTAGAAGGAAATAGTTTTTATACACAAAAAGAGGATAAAGCCAAAGTGAAAGTACAAAAGAAAATTGAAAAAGTAGTTTTACCAAAAAATCAGCATCAATTGGTTTTTTCTCTTGAAAAAAGAAATGGAAATCCAGTTACTATTATTGGTAAATTTCAAATAGAAGATGAAAAGATAAAAGATATTTTAAGATTACTTAAGACAAAACTTGCCTGTGGAGGTTCAATAAAAGATGAATATGTTGAAATTCAAGGTGATTTAAAAGATAAAATAAGAGTTATTTTGGTTGATAATGGATGGAAATTTAAAAACTAA
- the tsaD gene encoding tRNA (adenosine(37)-N6)-threonylcarbamoyltransferase complex transferase subunit TsaD: MILAIESSCDDSSISITKIDSLELVFHKKISQEIEHSIYGGVVPELAARLHIEALPRIFEECKDYLKDLKAVAVTNAPGLSVTLTEGVSMAKAISIALNIPLIAVNHLKGHIYSLFIEKEAIFPITTLLVSGGHTQIIEANSLNDMKILAKTLDDSFGESFDKVSKMLNLGYPGGPIVEKYAKSGDENRFSFPIPLSQSPKIEFSYSGLKNAVRLEIERLERTTLQEQDISDICACFQKTAVKHILQKLKKLFKQKTIKNFAIVGGASANLYLRRELENICLEYKSTLHLSQLRYCSDNAAMIGRVAIEQYKQNDFINLEDLDIKSRLKEY, translated from the coding sequence ATGATACTAGCAATCGAAAGTTCTTGTGATGATAGCTCTATTTCTATTACAAAAATAGATAGTTTAGAGCTAGTTTTTCATAAAAAAATATCTCAAGAAATAGAGCATAGTATTTATGGTGGAGTTGTACCTGAGCTTGCAGCTAGACTTCATATAGAAGCATTACCAAGAATTTTTGAAGAGTGTAAAGATTATTTAAAAGATTTAAAAGCAGTTGCTGTTACAAATGCCCCTGGATTAAGTGTTACTCTAACTGAGGGAGTTTCTATGGCAAAAGCAATAAGTATAGCTTTAAATATTCCATTAATTGCTGTAAATCATTTAAAAGGACATATTTACTCACTTTTTATAGAAAAAGAGGCAATATTTCCAATTACAACACTTCTGGTTTCAGGTGGACATACTCAAATAATTGAAGCAAATAGTTTAAATGATATGAAAATTTTGGCAAAAACACTAGATGATAGTTTTGGAGAGAGTTTTGATAAGGTTTCAAAAATGTTGAATTTAGGATATCCAGGTGGTCCAATAGTTGAAAAATATGCAAAAAGTGGAGATGAAAATAGATTTTCTTTTCCAATACCACTTTCTCAAAGTCCAAAAATAGAGTTTAGTTACTCAGGACTTAAAAATGCAGTTAGACTTGAAATAGAGAGACTAGAGCGCACCACTTTACAAGAACAAGATATAAGTGACATATGTGCTTGTTTTCAAAAAACAGCTGTAAAACATATCTTGCAAAAGCTAAAGAAACTGTTTAAGCAAAAAACTATCAAAAATTTTGCGATAGTTGGAGGTGCAAGTGCAAATTTATATTTACGAAGAGAGCTTGAAAATATTTGCTTAGAATATAAATCAACTTTGCATTTAAGCCAGTTAAGGTATTGCTCAGACAATGCTGCTATGATAGGAAGAGTTGCGATTGAGCAGTATAAACAAAATGATTTTATAAATCTAGAAGATTTAGATATAAAAAGTAGATTAAAGGAGTACTAA
- the cutA gene encoding divalent-cation tolerance protein CutA — translation MKAVIIQTTTSSKEEAKNIAEILIKYKLAACIQLKEIESIYNWDDKLCCERETLLSIKTKKELFSKVKSKILELHSYDIPEIIELDISNISENYLKFIKENTI, via the coding sequence ATGAAAGCAGTTATAATTCAAACTACAACTTCAAGTAAAGAAGAAGCAAAAAATATAGCCGAAATTTTGATTAAATATAAACTTGCTGCTTGCATACAGTTAAAAGAGATTGAATCTATTTATAATTGGGATGATAAATTATGTTGTGAAAGAGAAACACTTTTAAGTATAAAAACAAAAAAAGAGCTTTTTTCTAAAGTTAAAAGCAAAATCTTAGAACTTCATAGTTATGATATTCCAGAAATTATCGAGTTAGATATTTCAAATATTAGTGAAAATTATTTAAAATTTATAAAGGAAAATACAATATGA
- a CDS encoding thiazole synthase produces MSDILKIGKYELNSRLIVGSGKYKDFQTTKEATLASGSELITVAIRRVNITNPNEENLLDYFKDTNIKFLPNSAGCKNAQETITTFRLMREATGIDLIKLEIIGDFSKTLYPDVIETIKACEILKKDGFTVMAYTSDDLIVAKRLEDAGADAIMPLAAPIGSGLGVQNRYNIAFIKDSVKVPVIVDAGVGCASDAAICMELGVDGVLTNTAIAGAKDPILMAIAMKHAVIAGRLGYKAGRIEKKPYASASSPLDGLIQF; encoded by the coding sequence ATGAGTGATATTTTAAAAATAGGAAAATATGAGTTAAATAGTAGATTAATTGTTGGAAGTGGAAAATATAAAGATTTTCAAACTACTAAAGAAGCAACACTTGCAAGTGGAAGTGAGTTAATCACGGTTGCAATTAGAAGAGTAAATATTACAAATCCAAATGAAGAAAATCTTCTAGATTATTTTAAAGATACAAATATTAAGTTTTTACCAAATAGTGCTGGATGTAAAAATGCCCAAGAGACTATAACAACTTTTAGACTTATGAGAGAAGCTACAGGAATTGATTTAATTAAACTTGAGATAATTGGAGATTTTAGTAAGACTTTGTATCCAGATGTAATAGAAACAATAAAAGCTTGTGAAATCTTAAAAAAAGATGGTTTTACAGTTATGGCATATACAAGTGATGATTTAATTGTTGCAAAAAGACTTGAAGATGCTGGTGCTGATGCTATTATGCCTTTAGCTGCTCCAATTGGAAGTGGTTTAGGTGTTCAAAATAGATATAATATTGCTTTTATAAAAGATAGTGTAAAAGTTCCTGTTATTGTAGATGCTGGAGTTGGATGTGCTAGTGATGCTGCTATTTGTATGGAGCTTGGAGTTGATGGAGTTTTAACAAATACAGCAATAGCAGGAGCAAAAGATCCAATTTTAATGGCAATAGCTATGAAACATGCAGTTATAGCTGGAAGATTAGGATATAAAGCTGGAAGAATAGAGAAAAAACCATATGCAAGTGCTAGTTCTCCACTTGATGGTTTAATACAATTCTAA
- a CDS encoding NAD(P)H-hydrate dehydratase, translating to MKKIFDEVRSLDKRAIEEFHLTEDILMENASLSLKNYITKKFKINSSILIVCGSGNNGADGLALARHLFGKFEVFIYLSKDSKTKIGKLQEKRVKSIGVNFVNEIFQADIIVDCLFGTGLNKELDENSVSLINSLNSFNSFKIACDIPSGLNSLGQVIQTAFKADITITMGALKTALLSDIAKDFVGKIKVATLGIENELFQAQTNKYLLEKSDLVLPLRDIQNTHKGIFGHLNIICGDKIGASIIASNAAFIFGAGLVTIICKNDKIVPSHIMQSKSISENCTAIALGMGLGEFEALKLEEILKLNIPKVLDADIFYNPLIVKYLDENIVLTPHPKEFISLLKLTNIADISIKNLQENRFLYVEKFCKIYPKVTLLLKGANVIISQNNNMYINTFGSQKLSKGGSGDILTGLISSLLAQGYKTLEATICGSLAHALASKNYKKNNYSLTPKDLIKEIKKL from the coding sequence GTGAAAAAGATATTTGATGAAGTAAGAAGTTTGGATAAAAGAGCAATAGAAGAATTTCACTTAACAGAAGATATCTTAATGGAAAATGCTTCTTTATCTCTAAAAAATTATATAACAAAAAAATTCAAAATAAATAGTTCTATTTTAATTGTTTGTGGAAGTGGAAATAATGGTGCAGATGGTTTAGCACTTGCTAGGCATCTTTTTGGAAAATTTGAAGTTTTTATATATTTGTCAAAAGATTCAAAAACTAAAATTGGAAAACTACAAGAAAAAAGAGTAAAAAGCATAGGTGTAAATTTTGTAAATGAGATTTTTCAAGCTGATATTATAGTTGATTGCTTGTTTGGAACAGGCTTGAACAAAGAGTTAGATGAAAATAGTGTATCTTTAATAAATAGTTTAAATAGCTTTAACTCATTTAAAATTGCTTGTGATATTCCAAGTGGACTAAATAGTTTAGGACAGGTAATTCAAACAGCTTTTAAAGCAGATATTACGATAACTATGGGTGCTTTAAAAACTGCACTTTTAAGTGATATTGCAAAAGATTTTGTGGGAAAAATAAAAGTTGCTACTTTGGGAATAGAAAATGAGTTATTTCAAGCTCAGACAAATAAATATCTACTTGAAAAATCTGATTTAGTTTTGCCTTTAAGAGATATACAAAATACTCATAAAGGAATTTTTGGACACTTAAATATAATTTGTGGAGATAAAATAGGTGCTTCAATAATAGCTTCAAATGCGGCTTTTATTTTTGGAGCTGGACTTGTTACTATTATTTGCAAAAATGACAAAATAGTTCCATCTCATATCATGCAAAGTAAAAGTATAAGTGAGAATTGTACTGCAATAGCTTTGGGTATGGGATTAGGAGAGTTTGAAGCTCTTAAACTTGAAGAGATTTTAAAGTTAAATATTCCAAAAGTATTAGATGCAGATATTTTTTACAATCCATTAATAGTGAAATATTTAGATGAAAATATAGTTTTAACTCCACATCCAAAAGAGTTTATATCACTTTTAAAACTAACAAACATTGCTGATATTTCAATTAAAAATTTACAAGAAAATAGATTTTTATATGTTGAAAAATTTTGTAAAATATATCCTAAAGTAACACTTTTGTTAAAAGGTGCAAATGTAATTATTTCTCAAAATAATAATATGTATATAAATACCTTTGGAAGTCAAAAACTAAGCAAAGGCGGAAGTGGAGATATTTTAACTGGTTTAATATCTTCTCTACTAGCACAAGGATATAAAACTTTAGAGGCAACTATATGCGGAAGCTTAGCTCATGCACTAGCATCTAAAAATTATAAAAAGAATAACTACTCTTTAACTCCAAAAGATTTGATAAAAGAGATAAAAAAATTATGA
- a CDS encoding HAMP domain-containing methyl-accepting chemotaxis protein, which produces MSIKSRLIALSLVFILSLITISTVSYFNTKNSSIDFTNISEERIPILLTVADLDALRFKIRAITHEVFSIHKDSEYSKNLQNIKNIREETWNNINKRWEYFASTPRQTEAGKKAFATLETSFNDWKKSHEPINQSLIQLIENKDEDKIESLLKEYENSVKKMIPISNIFGKLLEEQKTRTVNYATNMVKDSVSSSNKALTLIVILSLIVMTISIAFTSLTISFVVKSLNKLQQGILGFFSFLNEESKTATLIDLKNKDEFGEIAKVINENIEKTEISIKKDDEFINATELFIKELSSGNMLAKIEVEPDTQNLKVLKELLIKMQYYLEHTIARDINRLLFVIDSYKKYDFTARFPSPYAKIAVAMNELGDEISALLRQSYGTGLMLENSSQELLENVNVLNQSSNAAAASLEETAAALEEITSTVISNANNVELMTKFSHEVSNSAKKGQQLANQTTNAMDEINNQVNKINEAIAVIDQIAFQTNILSLNAAVEAATAGEAGKGFAVVAQEVRNLASRSAEAAKEIKNIVENATSKANEGKNISFEMIQGYTELLENIEKQSETINEIATASKEQQAGITQINDAVTGLDQQTQQNANIASDTKSIAINADNIAKKIVSDSNNKQFVGKEDVEKENKKINSTVKNNHLIVEPTKKATEIKQSAPKKAMDTKIAIKQNEIKSSTKDDDEWESF; this is translated from the coding sequence ATGTCTATAAAAAGTAGATTAATAGCTTTATCTTTGGTATTTATCTTATCATTGATTACTATTTCAACTGTCTCATATTTTAATACAAAAAACTCATCTATTGACTTTACTAATATATCCGAAGAAAGGATTCCTATACTTTTAACAGTAGCTGATTTAGATGCTTTAAGATTTAAAATTAGAGCTATAACTCATGAAGTTTTTTCAATTCATAAAGATTCAGAATATTCAAAAAATCTTCAAAATATTAAGAATATTAGAGAAGAGACTTGGAATAATATTAATAAACGATGGGAATATTTTGCCAGTACTCCAAGACAAACTGAAGCTGGTAAAAAAGCATTTGCTACTTTAGAAACTTCATTTAATGATTGGAAAAAATCACATGAACCTATAAATCAAAGCTTAATTCAATTAATCGAAAACAAAGATGAAGATAAAATTGAGTCTTTGCTAAAAGAGTATGAAAATAGCGTAAAAAAGATGATCCCTATTTCAAATATTTTTGGTAAGCTTTTAGAAGAACAAAAAACAAGAACTGTAAACTATGCAACTAATATGGTTAAAGATTCTGTATCATCTTCAAATAAGGCTCTTACATTAATTGTAATATTATCACTTATTGTTATGACAATTAGTATTGCATTTACCTCTTTAACTATAAGTTTTGTTGTAAAATCTTTAAATAAACTTCAACAAGGTATCTTAGGATTTTTCTCATTTTTAAATGAAGAGAGTAAAACTGCTACACTAATAGATTTAAAAAATAAAGATGAATTTGGTGAAATTGCAAAAGTAATAAATGAAAATATTGAAAAAACTGAAATCTCTATAAAAAAAGATGATGAATTTATTAATGCAACAGAACTTTTCATAAAAGAACTTTCAAGTGGAAATATGCTTGCAAAAATAGAAGTTGAACCAGACACACAAAACTTAAAAGTTTTAAAAGAACTTTTAATTAAAATGCAATATTACTTAGAACATACAATTGCAAGAGATATAAACAGACTACTTTTTGTAATAGATAGTTATAAAAAATATGACTTTACTGCAAGATTTCCAAGTCCTTATGCAAAAATTGCTGTTGCTATGAATGAATTAGGAGATGAAATTTCTGCTCTTTTAAGACAATCTTATGGAACAGGTTTAATGCTAGAAAATAGTTCTCAAGAGCTTTTAGAGAATGTAAATGTTCTAAATCAAAGTTCAAATGCGGCTGCTGCTTCTTTGGAAGAGACTGCTGCTGCTCTTGAAGAGATTACTTCAACAGTAATTAGTAATGCAAATAATGTAGAATTAATGACTAAATTTTCACATGAAGTTAGTAATTCAGCTAAAAAAGGTCAACAATTAGCAAATCAGACAACAAATGCTATGGATGAGATTAATAACCAAGTAAATAAAATTAATGAAGCAATTGCCGTAATTGACCAAATAGCATTCCAAACAAATATTCTTTCACTAAATGCTGCTGTTGAAGCTGCAACTGCAGGAGAAGCAGGAAAAGGGTTTGCAGTTGTTGCTCAAGAGGTGCGAAATCTTGCAAGTAGAAGTGCAGAAGCTGCAAAAGAGATAAAAAATATAGTTGAAAATGCTACATCAAAAGCAAATGAAGGAAAAAATATTAGTTTTGAGATGATCCAAGGTTATACAGAACTTCTTGAAAATATAGAAAAACAAAGTGAAACAATAAATGAAATTGCAACAGCTTCAAAAGAGCAACAAGCTGGAATTACACAGATAAATGATGCGGTAACTGGTCTTGATCAACAGACACAACAAAATGCAAATATTGCTTCTGATACAAAAAGTATTGCAATAAATGCGGATAATATTGCTAAAAAAATTGTTAGTGATTCAAATAACAAACAATTTGTTGGAAAAGAAGATGTTGAAAAAGAGAATAAAAAAATTAATTCTACAGTTAAAAACAATCATCTAATTGTTGAACCTACTAAAAAAGCTACAGAAATTAAACAATCAGCTCCAAAAAAAGCTATGGATACAAAAATAGCAATAAAACAAAATGAAATAAAATCATCTACAAAAGATGATGATGAATGGGAAAGCTTTTAA
- a CDS encoding RBBP9/YdeN family alpha/beta hydrolase, translating into MKKNKRVLILHGLNGSSYPHWQAHLAIDLIKEDFIVSFPELPNKNNPDLKIWKDFLKVELEHFKPDIVVCHSLANILWFHICDELDINLDKLMLVAPVRNEVLEDAKSFFPYPESKNLKAKEIIMAASTNDPYMSLEEAIALQSKLNIGMKIMEEAGHINAASGYGKLDCALDWIKREEVCEKQE; encoded by the coding sequence ATGAAGAAAAATAAAAGAGTTTTAATTTTACATGGGCTTAATGGAAGCTCATATCCTCATTGGCAAGCTCATTTAGCAATTGATTTAATTAAAGAAGATTTCATAGTATCTTTTCCTGAGTTACCAAATAAAAATAACCCAGACTTAAAAATATGGAAAGATTTCTTAAAAGTAGAATTAGAGCATTTTAAACCAGATATTGTAGTTTGTCACTCTTTGGCAAATATTTTGTGGTTTCATATTTGTGATGAACTAGATATTAATTTAGATAAATTAATGCTTGTTGCACCTGTAAGAAACGAAGTGTTAGAAGATGCTAAAAGCTTTTTTCCTTATCCTGAGTCAAAAAATCTAAAAGCAAAAGAGATTATAATGGCAGCTTCAACAAATGATCCATATATGAGTTTAGAAGAAGCAATAGCTTTACAAAGTAAATTAAATATTGGTATGAAAATTATGGAAGAAGCAGGGCATATAAATGCTGCTTCTGGATATGGAAAACTTGATTGTGCTTTGGATTGGATAAAAAGAGAAGAAGTTTGTGAAAAACAGGAGTAA
- a CDS encoding OadG family protein: MEALLQAIFSFFMIMGIGTSILLVIGFLLKAKGVTFVEFFPKKDKDTPSQVIYNNVISQSPNQGSYGVDARKVAAIMAAIQHHNKKG, from the coding sequence GTGGAAGCCCTACTACAAGCTATATTTAGCTTTTTTATGATTATGGGAATAGGAACGTCTATACTTTTGGTTATTGGATTTTTATTAAAAGCAAAAGGTGTGACTTTTGTTGAATTTTTTCCAAAAAAAGATAAAGATACTCCATCTCAAGTTATTTACAATAATGTAATATCGCAAAGTCCAAATCAAGGCTCTTATGGTGTTGATGCTAGAAAAGTTGCTGCTATTATGGCAGCTATACAGCATCACAACAAAAAAGGTTAA
- a CDS encoding biotin/lipoyl-containing protein: MSKKYIDIMDTTFRDGFQSVFGGRVLMNDFFPAVEAARDAGITHFEFGGGARFQSLFFYLNENAFEMMDKFRAIVGPDANLQTLARGINTVMLDTGSRELIDLHAKMFAKHGTTTIRNFDALNDVQNLEYSAQCIKNHGLKHEAVVTLMDLPPNCTGAHDVPFYEKTLRNILDSGLPFDSICFKDASGTSSPNKVFETIKMARKLLGDSTHIRLHTHETAGVSVACYLAALEAGADGIDLAASPVSGGTSQPDILTMLHATKGMNYDLGGLEIDKILKYEEVLADCLKDYFLPPEATQVSPLIPFSPMPGGALTANTQMMRDNGTLNKFPEVIKAMQEVVVKGGFGTSVTPVSQFYWQQAYANVMFGPWKQIAPGYGRMVLGYFGKTPVEADPDIIKLASEKLKLQPTKRNPLDIADEDPKKKVDVWRQRLEIEGIEATEENIFIAAACDEKGITFLKGNAPLNVRKNENKDENKQIGENKMSNGNYTVVVDGQRFNVSVFEGDVQNIQVAQPVQQVVQQSPVQVAPVAPAKPVYNGTEAIAPVNGNVWKILVKEGDRVEKDQQIMILEAMKMEIDVVAPVSGTISKILTEPSKAVEEGQTLAVIA; this comes from the coding sequence ATGTCAAAAAAATATATTGATATAATGGATACTACTTTCAGAGATGGATTTCAATCTGTTTTTGGAGGAAGAGTTTTAATGAATGACTTCTTTCCAGCTGTTGAAGCTGCAAGAGATGCTGGAATAACTCACTTTGAATTTGGAGGGGGAGCTAGATTTCAATCTTTATTCTTCTATCTAAATGAAAATGCATTTGAAATGATGGATAAATTTAGAGCTATTGTTGGTCCAGATGCAAATCTTCAAACATTAGCAAGAGGTATAAATACAGTTATGCTTGATACTGGAAGTAGAGAGCTAATTGACCTTCATGCAAAAATGTTTGCAAAACATGGAACAACAACTATTAGAAATTTTGATGCATTAAACGATGTTCAAAATCTTGAATATAGTGCACAATGTATTAAAAATCATGGACTTAAACATGAAGCTGTTGTAACACTTATGGATTTGCCACCAAATTGTACAGGTGCTCATGATGTTCCTTTTTATGAAAAGACTCTAAGAAATATACTTGATAGTGGTTTACCATTTGACTCTATTTGTTTTAAAGATGCAAGTGGTACAAGTAGTCCAAATAAAGTTTTTGAAACTATTAAAATGGCTAGAAAACTTTTAGGTGATTCTACTCATATTAGACTTCATACGCATGAAACAGCTGGTGTGTCTGTTGCTTGTTATCTTGCTGCACTTGAGGCTGGAGCTGATGGTATAGATTTAGCTGCAAGTCCAGTTAGTGGAGGAACATCTCAACCTGATATTCTTACTATGCTTCATGCAACAAAAGGTATGAACTATGATTTAGGTGGTTTGGAAATAGATAAAATTTTAAAATATGAAGAAGTACTTGCTGATTGTTTAAAAGATTATTTTTTACCACCAGAAGCAACTCAAGTTTCACCTCTGATTCCATTTTCACCAATGCCAGGTGGTGCACTTACAGCAAATACTCAAATGATGAGAGATAATGGAACTTTAAACAAATTCCCTGAAGTAATCAAAGCTATGCAAGAAGTAGTTGTAAAAGGTGGATTTGGTACAAGTGTAACTCCTGTATCTCAATTTTATTGGCAACAAGCATACGCAAATGTAATGTTTGGTCCATGGAAACAAATAGCTCCTGGATATGGTCGAATGGTTTTGGGATACTTTGGTAAAACTCCAGTTGAAGCTGATCCAGATATTATAAAACTAGCAAGTGAAAAACTAAAACTTCAACCAACAAAAAGAAATCCTTTGGATATTGCAGATGAAGATCCAAAGAAAAAAGTTGATGTTTGGAGACAAAGATTAGAAATAGAAGGCATAGAAGCAACTGAAGAAAATATCTTTATAGCTGCAGCTTGTGATGAAAAAGGTATTACATTTTTAAAAGGTAATGCACCTTTAAATGTAAGAAAAAATGAAAACAAAGATGAAAATAAACAAATAGGAGAAAATAAAATGTCAAATGGAAATTATACAGTAGTTGTAGATGGTCAAAGATTTAATGTATCGGTTTTTGAAGGAGATGTTCAAAATATTCAAGTTGCACAACCTGTTCAACAAGTAGTTCAACAATCACCTGTGCAAGTAGCTCCAGTAGCACCTGCAAAACCAGTTTACAATGGAACAGAAGCAATAGCTCCTGTAAATGGAAATGTATGGAAAATACTTGTTAAAGAGGGTGATAGAGTTGAAAAAGATCAACAAATTATGATACTTGAAGCTATGAAAATGGAAATAGATGTTGTTGCACCAGTTTCTGGAACAATAAGCAAAATTTTAACAGAACCTTCAAAAGCAGTTGAAGAAGGTCAAACTCTAGCAGTTATTGCTTAA